Part of the Falco cherrug isolate bFalChe1 chromosome 1, bFalChe1.pri, whole genome shotgun sequence genome, GACGTGTCTTCCAGGGTGGGAAATGTGTCTCGAGATGGGCTGCGTGCCCTGGGACAGGGCCACGTGTCCTGGGATGGGACGTGTGTCCCGGGATGGGGATGTGTGTCCTGGGACAGGGATATGTGTCCTGGAATGGGGTTGTGTTCCGGGATGGAACATGTGTCCTGAGATGGGCTGCATGCCCTGGGATGGGGCCATATGTCCTGGGATGGACTGTGTGCCCCAGGATGGGGGATGTATTTCCCAGGATGGGACATGTGTTCTGGGATGGGGACATGTCTCCCAGGATGGGACATGCTGCATGCCCTGGGATGGGGCCACATGTCCCAGAATGGACTGtgtgtggtgggatgggacatgtGTGCTGGGATGTGATGTGTGTCCCTGGACAGGCCCTGCTGGGCAGACTGGGACACAGCTGGTTCCCAGGCTGGCGGCCACCCCAAGGAGGCAGCCCCCTCAACTCATGccacctgccagcagccccagccctgcctgccatcCGTGGGGCTGGAGGCTGCCGTGGGACTTTGCCCTCACCCTGTGGCTGGGAGGGGGGGCCAGGCTGCCTCCCGCTGTCCTGCTGGGTCCCTGGGACCAGCCCTGCGGGGACAGCAGGACAGGGGCCCTGCAGGCACCACCAGCTCCAGACAGCCTGACCAGCCTCACCACCCACCATCCGCCCACCCTCCACCCACCATGAGGTCACTTTAAGCTCAGCCCTGAGCTCTCCCTGTTGTGCTGGGTGGATgggatgctgctctgcagctacagccacagccacagccctgcagctacagccctgctctgcccagtCACAGACCCACCAATCCAGCCTCTGACCACAGGCTTCCCAGCTTGATCTCAGGCCCATTTCATCACTGTGGACTTGCTGGATGATCAGGACTCTTGGTAAACCTGGTcaccacccacagcccaccctgctCACAGGCTGATGGGTCTGTTACTGCACTCAGCTCCCCACCCTTAGGGAGCTGCTGGCCTTTGCAGGCCTGGCTCAGGTCTCCCTGGCTCTCCTGGGACcagctgcccttcccttcccaccacTGGCTGGGCAGTACGGTGCCAGCCTGTAGCTCTTGGGGAGCCCCCACACCCTGGCAGTGGGAACCTGCCCTAAGCTGCACAGAGCCTCTGCACACACAACACAAGAGGACACTGAAAGTGTGAGTAGGATTTAAAGTTGTGGGGTGTTTAATGTGGTCACAAGCTGTACAGAGAGTGGTGGGCAGCACACTGTCCCAGGCCCTGCTTTGCTATTGCATctacaaaaaatacaaagcctAGCCAGCAGATAATTTAACTGAAGAGGAAGCAGCTGAGGCCTCGCACCCAGGGCTGCCGGCAAGGTGCCAACCCCTCCTTGGTAGCATCGGCACCCAGCAGAGGCTGCGGCGGAGGGAACTGCAATAGGGACTTGCAAAGGGGAACAGATACAATCTGCTCCCCCATGGGAGCACTTGGGGAGGCTCAGCACAGAGGGTACCCACCATTGTGCTGCAATATCTGTGCTGTTGggacccagctctgcagagagaggGGCCCTTAGTGGTTTTACTGCCTttcctgctgggtgctgagcaccctcTGCTCTTTTGCAGAAGGAGCCTGCCGCACATGGCATGGTGCAAGGGGGGGCAAGGGAAAAAGACGGTGTGTGTATCTGCGCTGCCTCTCACCAGGGCGCTGCCaagcaaaccccaaacacaagCTCACAGCCATTGCCACAACTGACTGTGCCCCAGCAAACCCAGCTCTGACACAGGCACAGGTGGGGATGAGTTCCCTACCTGCCCCAGGCGAGTGACTGCTTGCCAGGTCACAaatgcagcagaggctggaaaTGGCTCTGACTCTTCCAGGTACATAGGCTCAGCCTCGAGGAGCTGGGCATGGGGGCATTCACACACtggtgcagctgctggcagtaGTAGCATGTAGAAGGGCTAACAGCTTAATGGTGGGTGGCATGCCTGGGGCAagagggcagctggggctccTCAGACATCTGCCccaggggaggaggagcagggtggACCAGGTGCTCAGGGGTCCCCGCTGTACTTGATGAGGTGGCCGCTGAAGGTGATGTAAGTGTCATACTCATCGCTGAAGATGGCATTCTCACGCTCGCCCTTGTAGAGCCGCACCCAGacctcatcctgctcctgcagctccaacATGACGCTTTGGCTCTGCATGATGCTGCGGTCACTCACCTGGGCATAAAGGATGACCATCTCTGCCCCATTGCGCATGATGTGCAGGTACGTCTCTTTCTGGTTCCAGGTGTGCACGTTGAGGCTGAAGTAGTAGATCCCAGGGACGTAGCAGTAGAACTTGCCCGTGAACATGTTGAAGTGCTCGTAGAGGTTGACAAACTGTGTGTCGAAGATGAGGGTCTGGTAGTAGTCATTGCTGTGCAGGGGCTTCTTGCGGCCCACTGAAAAGGCAGCGTAGTGGCTCTTGCAGCGTTCCCCTGGGGCGCCCATGCTGCCCTTCTGTCCCTTGGGCCCTGCGTGGCCTCGGCTGCCGGCCACCCCTGTCTTGCCAAACTTGCCCTGCATGCCTCGCTCACCGCGGTCCCCTTTCTCGCCTGGGCAAAGCAGGAGGGAGAGTTGCACTGTCAGAGGCGGGTGCCATGTCTGAACCCTGGAAACCCCtttgcctggcagaaaaggatgGAGACAGCAGGGACGccccccccaccagccctgcccagaGCCCACCAGCACAGGAGCAGCTCACACCCCACAATGGCTCCTGCCCACTGCCCCTTTGTCTGTGCAGGGTGCTGGACCACAGGCACCAGCCTCTGCTTCTTGCTCCCAGTTCGTGCAAGACTGGCATCCCAGAGAGCCAGCACTGGGAGCCCAGCTTTGTGCTGGCCTTGGGAGGATGCTGGCAGACCAGGCAGGCTGATGGAGTGCCGGGGCTGCAGGTTTGGCCATGAGCATTGCTGCAGTGTGGGGCCCTGACAGCTCTCACCTTTCAGGATGGTCATGTTGATTTGAGGCAGGGGCTGGTACTGGGTGTAGGAGAAGCGCTGGTCGGCCGGCTCACAGCAGCGAACACAGCGGGGCTGTGGGGGCAGCCCCTCCTGGGCACTGCCAGCCTTCTGCTCCTGGATGGCCCTAGGAGGGCAGAAAGCAAAGCGCAACAGGGAGCTACGGGTGGGGGCTGAGGCCCTTGGGGGTGTCACAGCTGCCCTGGCCCCGGGGTCCCCTCACCTGGCAGCATGGTGCTGGGGCGGTGTCTCCTTGGGGTCCATCTGCAAACGCTGGTCGGGGCTGGGGATGAGCTGGCTCCCTGCAgaagagggcagcagcaggcaggaaagcagcaggacaCTGGGCGCCCAAAGCCCCTCCATGCTGTGGCAGTGCCCTGTGAGATGCCAGGGATAGCTGAGGGGGACAGCAAggcctggcagagctggaagattCAGAGATGCCCTGCCACACTAGCCTGGCAGTGCCCTGCACTGTCCCCAGGACAGGACCTGATGCACTATGCGGCCCCAGACAGGGCACAGATGTGTTTCCAGCCCCAAAAAGCTGCTCTTGCAGCAACCcttccccagcagagcccgCAGCATGGGCATGTGCATCTCTTCCAACTGCAGGGACCATCTGTACCTAAATAGCTGCTTCTACCTAGGCTGTGTGCCTTGGTGACACTCCAGTGAGTGCCTGGGGAGACCCAAGTTTGGAGCAGTGCAGGGGCTCTGGTCCTGCTAAGAgatggggctgtgcagcccccaGAGCCCTGGCatgcatggaagaaaaaattaccCGGGGAGccaagggcagagcagagcagcagcctctggctGACTGTCTAAGCCCTGGGCCAAACATAGCTGCTCCTACTCAGCCTGGCTTTAGCTGCCTCCCAAGGATGCCCAAAAATGGCAACTTGGGGTCTCAGCACCCAAAAAAATTACAGGTAGCTCCAGGTGCCACAGGGCAAATGTCAGGGTGCAGCCCTGCCTATTGTGGGGgaaccccagccctgcctggggagggtgCCTGCATCCCTCCTACACCACAGCTTGCAAGGAtgcctgcagcacaggctgcacagaCCCCAGGAAAGGGGCTTCTgtgccccaggagctgccatCTCTTGGTCCTCAGTGTGAGGGCTTGCAAGGAGGCCAGACCCACTTCTCTGGAGATGTGGATgtgggctggcagccccagctgggagcCAGTTGCAACAGGGAGAAAACTTCCTGGCACCCCCGATTCCTGCATGGGGCCAAAGCTAATATTTGCAGTAGCTGGTGGCACCATggcccagcccaggcagccctgctgcccttccTCATCTTATCACAGCCTTATCTGCTGGAGATGTGGGGTTGGGCACACCCCACACCTGGCCCTGTGGCTCTGAAGGCGCCAGGATGGTCACGACCAAACACATGTGCAGCACTGCCCGGCTGCTTGGCATCGTGCAACCGCGGGGTCTGAGGTGGTGCTGGGGCACAgctggctggcacagggctgcaggtgtGGGCTGCCTGGTCCCACACCCTGCCATGATGGGGCCTTGCAGCGCTGGGATGGAGAAGGCTGCTGACTCCTGTACTGTCAGGTGCCTCCCCGAAGTGGCACATCCTTtgcctttctcccctccccaaacaGCCTCCCCCTGCACTACCTGGCTGTGCTCTCCAGGTTCTGCAGGGATTCTAGATCCCCTGCCCCAAGGGGCAAAGGGCCccacacagcacagcccttcGTCCTGGGGGTGGGCCAGGCCAAGGGGAAGGATTCTGGGGCAGAATCCTGTTGTTTTGGTGAACACCCGCTTTCCAAACACCAGGGTCCTCAGTCAGCGATCACTGAGCCAGCCCCCAGGCAGACTGTTGTCCCCCGAGCACAGGGGCTGGTGGGGTCAGAGGACCGGTGGGAACAGGAGACTGGGCAGGCATGCTCCAGCAGAGGGTGTTTGAGGCCAGGATGGATGCCTGGCTTGTGAGTCACCTTCACTGGGACTAGGTGGAGGGATGGGGGAAGGCTCCAAAGGGCTTTCCTACTGCTTCAATCCTTTGCAGAGGGCCTGTTCCCTCACACACTTTTCTCGGTGTCTGTGTCCCAGCTTGTGTCCCTCCCTGCTCTGTCTCTCGCCCTGTTATCTCTGCCCAAGTCCTGCTGTGCTGCCGGCTATGGGgagaggcagggctgtgggcactGTGTGTGGGCAGCCTGGCACCGCATCCTCTGTGCCCTGGCCTGGTGCCTGCCCATGCTCAGCTCTGTTGTCAGGGGAGAAGCGGATCCATGGATAGAAGCAAGGAGGAGGCCAGTCAGGGGCTTGTGAGCAGATATCATCCAGGAGAGCCTTGGCCCTGGCTCTCTTCACCCTGCTTGGCCTCCAGTTATGCCAGCCACATGCCAGAGAGCATGGCACACAGCCTGCTGGTGTTTTGGGAAACCCATGGCTTTCCCTCAGCTCTGGGACCATCAAACCAGACGTTTTCCCTGAGACCCAAAGCAGGCTCAACCCTAGGGAAAATGCAGCTTTGTAGGGAACTGCTCCACAAGGAGAAGAAATCCTTCACCAGAAAATTCCCACTGAGAAAGGCAGCATGCTTCCCAGGCTGTCATAGGGCTGGAAATGGAGGCGAGTGTCCTGTGCACACAGAGTGCTGTCAGTGGCATGgtgcacccagcagcagcatgcagggctCACTGGGCCCCTGAACACATGTCCGCAGGCGCACCGGGCAGGAGGTGCCTATGTATGCACAGGCATATACAGCCCTGCTGAAGGGATGGTGTTTTTCCTGTCAGGATTGGATGCTTTCCAGGAGCCGTTTGGAGATTTAAATTAAGTGGCTGCTAAAGCTTTGTGACTGCAAGTCAAAACATCCTGAAATACATCCTAGATGGTGATAAAGACAAGAATGAAACAAGCAAACCCTTGGGAGGGGTTGAAGGGGCTCAGAGCAGTGGGCGGCATGGAGGCAGCAGGACCTACACACTCACCTCATCCTACTGGCTCAGGGTGGTGGATAGAGCCCTccccaagctgcagcagctggagctgcgTTGCCTCTGGGGTCATGCTGGTGGGATGGCTTCCCCCTGCCTTTTGGTGCAGCAGCTGGAatggctgcagagctgtttgtgcccccagagcagcacagacccagcaggcagcagcgtGGGAGCTGTGTGGAGCAGCTGTGGTGAAGGACCAGCAGGGTGGTTGCAGccttccagctcctgcagcaccagccagaTGCTGTCCTAGGGACCCCAGCAGCTACCACGTCCCTGTCCCCTGCACAtgcctggggacagcctggCCCTGGGTTTTATGTGCTCATAGGGTCTGTTTtttggggcacagggctgggggagctgcggTGGATCTGTGCTGGGTCAAGCCTGTGCTGCAAGTTCCAGCACTAACCACCTCCCAGCGTCTGTCCTTGCCAAGCTGCTGTGGGTCAG contains:
- the C1QTNF1 gene encoding complement C1q tumor necrosis factor-related protein 1 isoform X1; the protein is MEGLWAPSVLLLSCLLLPSSAGSQLIPSPDQRLQMDPKETPPQHHAARAIQEQKAGSAQEGLPPQPRCVRCCEPADQRFSYTQYQPLPQINMTILKGEKGDRGERGMQGKFGKTGVAGSRGHAGPKGQKGSMGAPGERCKSHYAAFSVGRKKPLHSNDYYQTLIFDTQFVNLYEHFNMFTGKFYCYVPGIYYFSLNVHTWNQKETYLHIMRNGAEMVILYAQVSDRSIMQSQSVMLELQEQDEVWVRLYKGERENAIFSDEYDTYITFSGHLIKYSGDP
- the C1QTNF1 gene encoding complement C1q tumor necrosis factor-related protein 1 isoform X2 — protein: MEGLWAPSVLLLSCLLLPSSAGSQLIPSPDQRLQMDPKETPPQHHAARAIQEQKAGSAQEGLPPQPRCVRCCEPADQRFSYTQYQPLPQINMTILKVGRKKPLHSNDYYQTLIFDTQFVNLYEHFNMFTGKFYCYVPGIYYFSLNVHTWNQKETYLHIMRNGAEMVILYAQVSDRSIMQSQSVMLELQEQDEVWVRLYKGERENAIFSDEYDTYITFSGHLIKYSGDP